Genomic window (Gammaproteobacteria bacterium):
TGACCCAACGAAAGGCGATGAAGCGGTGCAAAGTCAAGCAATGACCCCAATGACCTGCGCCGTGCAGCCAATCTACCATTAAAGGAGGTAGCCGGCCTGTTCGGCGTGTCGCCTTCACGCATATCGCATATCCAGAAATTAATGGACACCGGCCGGCTTTCGACGTTGCAACGAAAGGCAATGAAGCAGTGCAAAGTCAAGCAATGACCCAAATGACCCAAATGACCCCAATGACCCCAATGACCCAACGAAAGGCGATGAAGCGGTGCAAAGTCAAGCAATGACCCCAATGACCAATGACCCCAATGACCATGACCCCAATGACCTGCAAAGTCAAGCAATGACCCCAATGACCTGACCCCAATGACCCCACTTCTGCCTCACCACCCTCGCGGGCATCATCCCCGCCAGCTTCCTGCTCGCCCACTTCGGTGCCGAGATGGTATCCGGCGAGAGTGAGCGCATCGGCACCACGCTGTTGCTGCTCGGCGTCGTGTCGTTGCTCGCCATATTGCTGCAACGGCTGCACAAACGCCGCTGACCCGCTCCCGGTTTTTTTCGCCACGCCCTTGACTCCGTACCATGGTACGGCGCCTAGGCTTGCCTCAAATCATATGAGGAAACGGCCATGGCGGAGCATTTCGCATCCAATAACACACCCAACGCAATCAAAAACACCTCGCTGATCGCGGCTGCGGTGGCGGCCATCGGCGCCTCCCTGTGCTGCGTCGGGCCCCTCGTGCTGCTGACGCTGGGCATCGGTGGTGCGTGGATCGGCAACCTCAGCGCGCTCGAACCTTTCCGGCCCATTTTCATCGGGGTGATGCTGCTGTTTCTGGGGCTGGCGTTTCGCAAGCTATACCTCGTGCCCGAGGCCTGTGCCGTGGGCAAACCCTGCGCCAATCCGGTCACGCGCCGCAACCAGCGCGTCATCTACTGGGTGGTGACGGTGCTGCTTGCGCTACTCGTTACCTTCCCCTGGTACGGGCCTTATCTACTCGATTGATCAATCCCAAGAGGAAACACCATGCATAAATTATTTCTGATAGCGGCCTTGTCTCTGGCAGTCCTCAGCAGCGCGCTCGCCGGCGAACTGAAAACCATCACCCTGGCGGTGGACAAGATGACCTGCAACATGTGCCCCGTCACGGTGAAGAAGGCCCTGAAACAGGTGGACGGCGTGACCGAGGTCAGCGCCAGGTACGAAGGCGACGGCATCAGCTGGGCCAAGGTGACTTTCGATCCTGCCAAGGCCGACGTGGAGGACCTGACCTTCGCCACCGATCAGGCCGGATATCCTTCGCAGCTCAAATTTTCCGGGTCAAACCATGAGTAGCCGCTGCGCGAACAGCGCGGAAGATCCCTTGCATGTCGCCATCATCGGCTCCGGCTCCGGCGCCTTCGCCGCCGCCATCAAGGCCGCCGAAGGGGGCGCACGGGTGACGCTGATCGAGGGCAGTGAGGTAATCGGCGGCACCTGCGTAAATGTGGGCTGCGTGCCTTCCAAGATCATGATCCGCGGTGCGCACATCGCCCGTCTGCAAGCCGCCCACGGCTTTGACGGCATCGCGTTGCACACGCCGCGCATCGATCGCCCCGCACTGGTCGCGCAGCAACAGACCCGCGTCGCACAACTGCGCGAGGCCAAATACGAAAATATCCTAGAGAGTGTCCCCGGCATCGAGCTGGTGCGCGGCTGGGCGCGTTTCGAGGATGCGCATAGCCTGCGCATCGACGGGCCGGGCGGCGAGTCCTGCACCGTAACGGCCGATCGCATCCTCATCGCCAGCGGGGCGCGCCCCGCGCTGCCGCCCATTCCCGGCCTGGCCGAGACACCGTGCTGGTCGTCCACCGAGGCGCTCGTTGCGGAGGAAACTCCCGGCCACCTAATGGTCATCGGCGCCTCCGTCGTAGCAGTGGAGCTGGCGCAGGCCTTCCGCCGCCTGGGCGCGGAAGTCACCGTGCTGGCGCGCTCAACGCTGCTGTCGAGAGAAGACGCCATGATCGGTGATGGCCTGGCAAAGGTCTTCGCCGATGAAGGTATACAGGTCCTGTTAAATACCACCGTGGCATCCGTGCGCCACGACGGCAGGCGATTCACGTTAGACACTGCCGATGGCAAACAACTGCAAGGCGACCGGCTTTTAGTCGCCACCGGCCGGGCACCCAACACAGCGGCATTGGCGCTGGACAAGGCCGGTGTGGAAACGGACCGGGGCGGCGCCATCGTCATCGACGAGCACCTGCGCACCTCGATCCCGCACATCTACGCCGCCGGGGATTGCACCAACCAGCCGCAATTCGTCTACGTGGCCGCAGCCGCCGGCACCCGCGCGGCCGTAAATATGCTGGGCGGCGATGCCGCGCTCGATCTGTCGGCCATGCCCGCCGTGATCTTCACCGATCCGCAAGCGGCCAGCGTCGGCCTGACCGGTCCGCAGGCGGAAGCACAAGGCCTCGCGGCCGACAGCCGCACCCTCACGCTCGACAACGTGCCGCGTGCCCTGGCCAATTTCGACACGCGTGGCTTTATCACACTGGTGGCGGAGAAAGACAGCGGCCGGATTCTCGGCGCCCAGCTGCTGGCCGCCGAGGGCGGCGAAATCATCCAGACCGCCGCGCTGGCCATCCGCAACCGCATGACGGTGCACGACCTGGCCGACCAGCTGTTCCCCTACCTGACCATGGCCGAAGGCCTCAAGCTCTGCGCCCAGACCTTCACCCGCGATGTCACGCAACTCTCCTGCTGCGCGGGGTGACCGCGCCCGGTTTCACAACCAAATCGTTCCGGGTTAGGCTGAACCCTTTCAACCTTCAAGAAGGGCTCGAATCGTGACTACCAACAGGCGCGACATTCCATCAGAAGCGGCCCTGACCATAGGCCAGCTCGCCAGTGCCGCAAGGGTCAATGTCGAAACCATCCGCTACTACCAGCGCATCGGGCTGGTCACGGAGCCCGGGAAACCGGCCCAGGGCTACCGCCGCTACCCAGCCCCCACAGTGGCGCGCATCCGCTTCATCAAACGCGCCCAGGAACTCGGCTTCACCCTGCACGAGATCACCGAACTGCTGTCACTGGACGATGGTGACTGTTGCGAGGCGCGGACGATAGCGGAACACAAGCGCGATCTCATCCGTCAACGCATCGCCGACCTCGATGCCATGCAGCGCGAACTCACCCGACTCATCGACGACTGCAAGGAAAACGTAGCGAGCCAGGACCGCTGCGCCATCATCGCCACCCTGGCCAGACCACCCAAAAGCCCTTGACCTGGCGTCAGTTCCAGGGTCCGGGAGGCTGTCGGATTTAGGATGAATTGTCTACAGAAGTGTTTTGTTTTGAGTAGTGCCTTACCACGTGTCGCCGATGCAACGATCTATGGATAGCGGACGGCTTTCGTCATCGCAACGAAAGGCGGTTGATCTGTACGCACCCTCACTTATAACTCAGACTTGAATCCGTGGCTTAACCACAGATTCAGGTCCGATTTATTCGGCAGTGCAAAGTCAAACAATGACCACCGATTTATAACCGTGGCGATGTTATCTTGTTGAGGTTATGTTTTTAAACATGTTTCAAACATATAACTTTCATTACATATAACAATTAATAGATGCTGTGAAAACAGCGTTTTATACGCCACACCCGTCGTTACATCACTCCGCTGAAGATAGTGTTGGCAAAGCCAGAACAAATTGCTTATTCTCTGGCTTGCATCATCAGCCAAAATCAGAATGGATGTTGCATAAAGGCCATCTGATACTCACCTACTCATCAATGCAGTTCACAGATAAAGGATTTATGCATGAAAGAGTACAGTCCTAACTTCAACAAAAAATCACGCCTCATCAAGACCCCGGAGATCACCCCGCAAGACACCGCCAGCCTGCCCGAGTTTGAACCGCACACACTCACCCAACGACTCTCCGACATCCTGCAAGTACAAAACGATTTTTATCCCTGTTTCGACTGGACCTTTCCCCCTCCCATCCTTTCCCCCGGCGCACAACCCTGCCCACCCGAAGAACTATTTGCCGAGCCCTCCATCATCCCCGGCAAATACAGCCTCTATTTGCACAGTCCGTTTTGCGAAACCCTGTGTAACTTCTGCTATTACACCGTGTTTCCCGGCAAGGGCATCAACGAGGCCGATCGCTACATCGACTACCTGCTGCGCGAAATGCAAATGTATGCCGCTTGCCTGCAGGGAATGCAGTGCGAATCCATCTACTTTGGCGGTGGCACGCCCACCCATCTGCCCACCCATCTACTGATCAAGGTGTTCGATGGCCTGCGGAAATATTTTGATATCGCCAGTGACGCCGAGATCACCATCGAGGCCGCACCGGGCACCCTGCCGGATGACAAGATTGTGTTGCTCCACAGCCTGGGTGTGAACCGCATGAGTTACGGTATTCAGACACTGGACGAAGAACTGCTCGCCGGCATGAACCGCAACTACTCCGTCGACCAGGCCAAGCACGAACTGCAACAGGCCCTGCGTGTATTTCACAACATCAACGTCGACACCATGTACGGTTTCGACAACGAGGGAGACGACGCGCTGATCAATACCCTGCAACAATTCAATAGCCTCGGCATCCCCAGCCTGTCCATCTATTCGCTGGACAAGCAACGCTGCGGCACCAACCTCAACCCGGAAGGTCCCAACAAGGACGTGCTGTACAAAAAGAAGATCGAGATCTTCACCCAGGCCAAGGCCTACCTGCTGAGTGAGGGCTTCCAGCCGGTGCTGCAAAACATCTTCGCCAAACCGGAAAAGTCCTCCTACCAGCATCAGGTGCGGCGCTGGGAAAACCTGCCGCTGGTGGCCATGGGTATCGCCGCGCAGGGTTACGCCCCGCAAAAGCCCTACCAAAACTCCGTGACCATCAAATCCTATTACCAGTGCATCGATGAAGGCCGCCTGCCGCTCACCTCGGTGGATCGACTGACACCGGAAATGGAACTGGCCCGCGAAGTCGCCAGCCGGTTGCGTTTTACCGAGGTTCCGGTAGAAGACATTTTTGACAAATACGGCGTCAATCTGCACGCGGTATTTGGCGACCTGATCAGTTCCCTGAGCGAACTTGGACTGGTGACCTGCGACGACGGTGTGCTCAAGCTGACGCCCAAGGCCGCCTACTACAACAACATTATTCCCATGCTGTTTGCCCCAGACGCCTTCAAGGAGGAGTTGCTGGGCCTGCCTGAAGAGTTCCTGGAAAACTACCCCATCCCTCATGTGCTGACCCGGCTGGGCAAGACCCAATCGACCCCCATCATTGTTCGCTCAAAAGTCGTCCAGCAACAAGGTTCGCTCGACGGTCTACTCGGTGAAGCGGACTGGACTTATCCTAAAGCCACACACGACCTCCATCAAACGGTAAAGACAGAGGCTTAACCACGGGGCTAAACAACAACGTTCCGTGTCCGGCGCCCATCAAGGGCACCGGGCCAACCGCGCAAGGCACCTCAGTCATGAGTCAAGAGTCAAGCCTGCGTTAGTGTATTAATATGTTCACCCAACATCTCGTACAACTGACGCATGCTCTCGCACATCTCCCTCTTGTGACGGTGCATATTATTGGTCGCATGAAATCCTGCATACTCATCATGAATACCCCGACATACTCATCATGAATACTCCGAACAGGAGTGTTTTGGCGTTTCATCTTCGAATGCCTCCTGATACAGACAAGGAAGACAACCATGCAAGCTAATACACTCGCTATGCACAACCCCGAACTGCAACTGGCGCAGGATTTCGTCCAGCACACCAGCCACCATATTTTCCTGACGGGCAAGGCCGGCACCGGCAAGACCACGTTCCTGCACAGCCTCAAACACCACACGCCCAAGCGCATGATCGTTACCGCACCTACCGGCGTGGCCGCCATCAACGCGGGTGGCGTCACCCTGCATTCGTTTTTTCAATTGCCGTTCGGCCCCTATGTGCCGGGCAGCGACCTGCCGCAGCGGCGCTTCAGCAAGGAAAAGATCAATATCATCAAAGGCCTCGATCTGCTGGTGATCGATGAAATCAGCATGGTGCGCGCCGATTTGCTGGATGGCGTCGATGCGGTGTTGCGCCGCTACAAGCATCGCCAGCGGCCCTTCGGCGGCGTGCAGTTGTTGATGATCGGCGACCTGCACCAGCTCTCGCCGGTGGTCAAGGACGACGAATGGCAACTGCTCAAACCGTATTACGATTCCTGTTATTTTTTCAGCAGCCATGCACTGCAACAGACCGACATGATCAGCATTGAACTGAAACAGATCTACCGCCAGTCCGACGCGGATTTTATCGCGCTGCTGAACCGGGTGCGCGACAACCGGCTTGATGAGGCCACGCTGGCTGCCTTGAATTCGCGCTACCGGCCGGAGTTTCAACCCGGCGAGTATGACGACTACATCACCCTCACCACTCACAACCGCAAGGCCGACCACATCAATGACCGGCAGTTACAGGCATTACCTTCAAAACCCTTCAGCTTTGCAGCGCACATCGAAGGCGATTATCCAGCATACAGCTACCCCACCGCGGAGACACTGACCCTGAAAATGGGCGCGCAGGTAATGTTCGTGCGCAACGACGGTTCCGCGGAAAAACGCTACTTCAACGGCAAGATCGGCAAAATCATCCGCCTCGACCGGGAGCGCATCACCGTGAAATGTCCCGATGATGAAGATGCCATCCAGGTCGAGCCGGTCAGCTGGGAAAACATCAAATACTCATTGGACGAGAAAACCAAAGGCATCACCGAAGAGGTGATTGGCCGCTTCACCCAATTCCCGTTACGCCCGGCCTGGGCCATCACTATCCACAAAAGCCAGGGGCTGACCTTTGAGCGCGCCGTCATCGACGCGCAGGCGGCATTTTCCCACGGCCAGGTCTATGTCGCCCTGAGCCGCTGCAAGACATTCGAAGGCATGGTGCTGAGCACGCCGCTGTCGCAGAGCGCGGTGAAAACCGACGTCACGGTGGCGCAATTCGTCGACAATGCCGGCCGCCATCCGCCGACACAGCAACAACTAACCAGCGCCAGAATCCTCTACCAACAACAATTGTTGTTGGAGTGTTTCGATTTTCAGCCTCTGGCATCTGGTTTGAGAAACCTCTGCAAGCAGGTGCGTGAGGGCGGTCACCTCATCCAGTTGACCGCTGGCGAACCCGTGGAAGAAGTGGAACAACAATTCAGCGGGGAAATCAGCCGCGTCGCGGATAAATTCAAACACCAACTGCAGTCATTGTTCGCACACGACAGCGTGCCGGAAGACGATCCCCATCTACAGGAACGTGTACAAAAGGCCTCCCGCTACTTCACCGACAAACTGCACTCGGGTTTGATCCCATGGACAAGCCACTTTGGTTTTGAAACCGACAACAAGGACATCCGGAAACACATCAACAAAACGCTCGAATCCCTGCGCCATCAGCTCGCCGTCAAAACCGCCGCGCTGCAAAGC
Coding sequences:
- a CDS encoding mercuric transporter MerT family protein, with product MAEHFASNNTPNAIKNTSLIAAAVAAIGASLCCVGPLVLLTLGIGGAWIGNLSALEPFRPIFIGVMLLFLGLAFRKLYLVPEACAVGKPCANPVTRRNQRVIYWVVTVLLALLVTFPWYGPYLLD
- a CDS encoding cation transporter, encoding MHKLFLIAALSLAVLSSALAGELKTITLAVDKMTCNMCPVTVKKALKQVDGVTEVSARYEGDGISWAKVTFDPAKADVEDLTFATDQAGYPSQLKFSGSNHE
- a CDS encoding helix-turn-helix domain-containing protein, whose amino-acid sequence is MQANTLAMHNPELQLAQDFVQHTSHHIFLTGKAGTGKTTFLHSLKHHTPKRMIVTAPTGVAAINAGGVTLHSFFQLPFGPYVPGSDLPQRRFSKEKINIIKGLDLLVIDEISMVRADLLDGVDAVLRRYKHRQRPFGGVQLLMIGDLHQLSPVVKDDEWQLLKPYYDSCYFFSSHALQQTDMISIELKQIYRQSDADFIALLNRVRDNRLDEATLAALNSRYRPEFQPGEYDDYITLTTHNRKADHINDRQLQALPSKPFSFAAHIEGDYPAYSYPTAETLTLKMGAQVMFVRNDGSAEKRYFNGKIGKIIRLDRERITVKCPDDEDAIQVEPVSWENIKYSLDEKTKGITEEVIGRFTQFPLRPAWAITIHKSQGLTFERAVIDAQAAFSHGQVYVALSRCKTFEGMVLSTPLSQSAVKTDVTVAQFVDNAGRHPPTQQQLTSARILYQQQLLLECFDFQPLASGLRNLCKQVREGGHLIQLTAGEPVEEVEQQFSGEISRVADKFKHQLQSLFAHDSVPEDDPHLQERVQKASRYFTDKLHSGLIPWTSHFGFETDNKDIRKHINKTLESLRHQLAVKTAALQSCRDGFATGTYLNALAHAEIAFGSQPTKKPVADISAQDVQHPQLLQALKAWRAQQAAEEQVEHYRILHQRVLLQIAAHLPDTQAALLQIKGVGKATAEKYGAQLTAIVSEYCREHAIEPQQLPTETIIKDKAKKDTKHISYELFLQGKGIQEIADARGLVSSTIESHLAHFVGLGELDIHDLVPQEKITLIQQAAEKKGRESLGLLKEHLGDSCSYGEIRLVLESLR
- a CDS encoding coproporphyrinogen-III oxidase family protein; translation: MKEYSPNFNKKSRLIKTPEITPQDTASLPEFEPHTLTQRLSDILQVQNDFYPCFDWTFPPPILSPGAQPCPPEELFAEPSIIPGKYSLYLHSPFCETLCNFCYYTVFPGKGINEADRYIDYLLREMQMYAACLQGMQCESIYFGGGTPTHLPTHLLIKVFDGLRKYFDIASDAEITIEAAPGTLPDDKIVLLHSLGVNRMSYGIQTLDEELLAGMNRNYSVDQAKHELQQALRVFHNINVDTMYGFDNEGDDALINTLQQFNSLGIPSLSIYSLDKQRCGTNLNPEGPNKDVLYKKKIEIFTQAKAYLLSEGFQPVLQNIFAKPEKSSYQHQVRRWENLPLVAMGIAAQGYAPQKPYQNSVTIKSYYQCIDEGRLPLTSVDRLTPEMELAREVASRLRFTEVPVEDIFDKYGVNLHAVFGDLISSLSELGLVTCDDGVLKLTPKAAYYNNIIPMLFAPDAFKEELLGLPEEFLENYPIPHVLTRLGKTQSTPIIVRSKVVQQQGSLDGLLGEADWTYPKATHDLHQTVKTEA
- the merA gene encoding mercury(II) reductase translates to MSSRCANSAEDPLHVAIIGSGSGAFAAAIKAAEGGARVTLIEGSEVIGGTCVNVGCVPSKIMIRGAHIARLQAAHGFDGIALHTPRIDRPALVAQQQTRVAQLREAKYENILESVPGIELVRGWARFEDAHSLRIDGPGGESCTVTADRILIASGARPALPPIPGLAETPCWSSTEALVAEETPGHLMVIGASVVAVELAQAFRRLGAEVTVLARSTLLSREDAMIGDGLAKVFADEGIQVLLNTTVASVRHDGRRFTLDTADGKQLQGDRLLVATGRAPNTAALALDKAGVETDRGGAIVIDEHLRTSIPHIYAAGDCTNQPQFVYVAAAAGTRAAVNMLGGDAALDLSAMPAVIFTDPQAASVGLTGPQAEAQGLAADSRTLTLDNVPRALANFDTRGFITLVAEKDSGRILGAQLLAAEGGEIIQTAALAIRNRMTVHDLADQLFPYLTMAEGLKLCAQTFTRDVTQLSCCAG
- a CDS encoding MerR family DNA-binding protein, which translates into the protein MTTNRRDIPSEAALTIGQLASAARVNVETIRYYQRIGLVTEPGKPAQGYRRYPAPTVARIRFIKRAQELGFTLHEITELLSLDDGDCCEARTIAEHKRDLIRQRIADLDAMQRELTRLIDDCKENVASQDRCAIIATLARPPKSP